A stretch of DNA from Takifugu flavidus isolate HTHZ2018 chromosome 13, ASM371156v2, whole genome shotgun sequence:
TACGGGAGTCTTTGGTTGATCAAGGCGTTTTGAAGCAACGCTCTGTTTGTGTCCTCCATCAAGTTTGGACCCTCTGAAGGTGATGCAGCAGCTCCGCGCATGTGGCATCCTTGAAACGATCCGCATCTCAGCAGCAGGATTCCCATATCGGTAGAAGACTAAAGCCGACAGAGACATATCATAAACCGCTCTTTTTCCTGTAATTACGAGAGACCAGCTCACGTTTGGCCTGTTCCtctcgctgctgcaggagcaccTACCAGGAGTTCTTTAGCCGCTATCACTTCCTTGTTCAGCAGAGAGACCTGCTTCCCGATACCGTGCAAACCTGCAAAAATATCACCAGAAAACTCATCAAGGTGTGTAGAAATTCTGCAAAAGTAGCTTAAAATTGCATAAAAATGGACGCCATCACTAATGGCCCCCCCTCGTGCTGTGTGGCTGCTTCGCCCCCAAGGACCAGGACATGTTTCGGTTTGGCAGAACGAAGCTGTTCTTCAGGGCTGGACAGGTGGCGTACCTGGAGACGCTCCGCTCTGCTAAACTGTGCTcggactgtgtcagcatccagAAGACCGTCCGCGGCTGGCTGGCCCACACGAAGTACCAGAGGATGAGGAAATCTGCCGTCACCATCCAGAGATGTTTACGGGGTTACCGGGCACGCTGGTGAACAGGCGCAGcacatgaggaaaaaaaactccctttttCTGGCAGGATTCTAATGGTTTTCTTGTCAGTTATGTTACATGTCTGAGGAGAACCAGAGCAGCTGTGGTGATACAGAAGAACACACGTATGTGGGCAACCAAGAGACGCTACCAGCAGTGGCGCGCTGCCGCCGTTACCATTCAGTCCTTCCTGAGAGCTCACCTGGccagaaagcagcagcatcaggtaaCACACAAGCAGCATCATTCTGGGTACGGCTGATTCAAAactatgtttgtgtgtctaaTTACTCAGATGATATTTGAGCAGAAGGCTGTGATCCTCCAAAAATGGGCGGGGTGTTGGCTGGAGAGGCAGCGTCACAGACGGGCCGTCAGGGCCGCCAttctgctgcagcgccccctacgTGGCTGGAGGCCCaagaaagaattaaaaaaacGGAAATCCAAGGCTCACTCTGTGGAGCACCTCCAGAAGCTCAACGTTGGCATGGAGAAGGAGATtatgcagctgcagcacaaaaTAACCCAGCAGGTAGCCTATTATCCATTATTGGAGCCGGCCTCTTGGTCTGTTCTTGGTAGCGGGTCGCTCTGGAATCTACTACAACTGTTGTGGAGGACACATTGGGTCATTGGGAGTTGTCATATCACATGAACAGCATGTGTGTCCACCCTCCCCCTGCAGCACCAGGAAATAGGAGAGCTCAGCAAGCTGCTGCGTTTGGTAGAGACGTTCCTGACTTCAGAGCGAGAGGCGAGCAGAAGGAAGATGCTGGATTTAGAGCAGGAGGCCAGAGGACACGAAGAGAAGATTCActctctgctggagcagctctgcctcctgGAGCAGAGGGATGAAACACAGCTGGAAGGGCAGATGGAGGTCAACGAGGAGGAGACCCAGCAGGTAGGTCCCGCCCTTCCACTCTGGCCGCCACGACTAACGTTTCAACCTGGCTTCCTGCAACACCGTTTAGCCTCAAAGGTGCTTCTGTCAAGCCGTTTGATTTCAGCTGCTTAACAGAAGaattaaaaatgtcttcacCGCTCGAGTCACCTGATTGTCACAGCCACAGTTCCTCTGCCTAAACAAATTCATCATTATATCATGATGTTTCGAAACCGAACCAGGGAATTGTCAGATTGAAACTAGCGGTAGTCGTTAGAGAGAATTCAACTCTTTTCCTTTAAATCTCAGGTGACAGAAGAGGTTCATCTGAGAAACAGCCTGTTGAACACAGGAATCCTTGCGGAGGTCCTCCAGCCAGAAGGTACGCTGCGTCCCCCTCCAGCCTCCACAGCCTCGTAACAACCCTTCATTtgaaatgtccccccccccccccacccagaaaaTCTTGTTGAGTGGACAAAACAGATGGACAGCACCTTAACGGAGGCGTGTTCTGGCTACCAAAGGGCCGATCTAAACCTGGAGGAGCAACAAGTCCAGGCAGAAGATAGAACTCTTACGGTATGGAACACTGGCATAATTGACCTTTAGTCTGCACTGATTTGTGTTTTCTGGCTTCACAACCTCTTTAGATTCTGATGATTTTGAGAGGATGAGCTGATTTAGAGCTCATGCTGCTTTAAAGTTTTCCTTTAATCACAGAAATGGCTTATTTCTTTAGAAACCTGACATTCATTCATTGTTCCTGTCACAAAACGCTCAGAATTACTTAAAACTCAACTTTCTCGTTCACTAAATTGCTTTTAACACATCTCACCTTTTAACTCACAATATTCTCTCTATTGCTGCTATTTTCCCGTTTATCAGTAGAGATGTTTTTATTCTAACAAGAAGGGGTTCTAGATTTTATGGTGGAAATCTGGTGTTGCGCCTGGTTTGCTCGTGCAGCCTCCAGGAAAAGGCGAATCATTTCATATTTATTCTCAGAACACCTCCGGAGGCTGAACGGAACAGTGGCTCCTTTCATGATGGCTGcgctcttttccctcctctgtccacGTCTCAGCCATAATCCTGTTAGTGCAgcattcctgctgctgcttgcaGAGGTTCATAAAGTTGTGCTGCGCTTCTGCCTTGTGAAATGAGTAGAAATATGGCTGCTTTATCTCCTGCCAGGACCATTGTCTTCCTCTCCCACTCATATGTGTATGTTCTCCTAAAAAGGAGTCGGTGGAGCAGATCACCGTTGGTACCGTTGAACTGGACCTGGAGAAACTGAAGGTCCGACCAACACGGCGTCTTTAACGTCTGGTTTCAAGGCCGTTCACACATAATCCTAttgctgttttccttttggATGCAGCGGCATGAGCTGGAATCGgagaacaggaagctgaagcGGGATCTGAACGACCTGCGTAAATCTCTGAGCAGCGAGAACGCTCACCTGATGCCCCCCACCCCGGGCTCTCGGCCCTACAACACTCTGCTGGCCCAGCTCAATTCTTCCAATGAAGAACTGGAGATTCGTAAAGAGGAGGTGCTGCTCCTGCATTCACACATGATCCGTCAGGATGCTGTTAAACGCAGGGTGTGTACGAGAATCAACCCTCTATTTAAAAATGGGTGTGCTTGTGACGTCTGTCCCATATGGATTTCTCTGTAGGACTCTACATTAGGAGAAAGTGTCAAGCTGGATCCGGAGGGTCCCTCACTCTCAAATGTGGACAGGTAAGGCGTCAGACCCCGAGGACGTCGGTCCTGTTGCTTCAGATCTCTGACCTATGCTGTTCCTGAAGGACCACTCCTCTCGGCACGCTGGATGAAGACGGCGAGCTGTGGCGAGATTACGAAGGCCTGAAAGAGGCCAACAGGTAAATGGCATTGCTTGACGGGCAGTCCTGGATCTTCTGCACCACACACGTTCTGATCCAGTCACAGAGAGTTCAGGATATAGTTAAATAAAAGCTACTTCCCTGGTGGCTCCACCTTCCAGACTTCTTGAGAGccaaatgcagcagcagagacgcgTCCACACGGAGGAGTACAACAAGCTGCTGGACGAGGTGGAGAGGttaaggaaggagaaggaggaggagcagaatcTGCTGGCCCAAAGCCTGGTCCTGTCTGAAGATGCCCACATTGAGGGGCACCTGAAACATGAGATCACCCGGCTCACCAGGGAGAACCTGGTAGGTCATTCAGCCCGACTCTGATCATTTATTGCAGACGAGTTCTTAAAAAAGCAGCGTACCTACTTTAAAGGGACGTTTATCGTTGTGCTCTTTGTTCTCGCACGGGTCTGGTTCCTCTTTATTTTGCCCTCATGTCTGTTTCTTTACTTGCAGGAACTCTTGAAGCAGCGAGAGACACAAGACGAAGCTATTCGCAaactgaaggagcagctggaagactACGTGAAAAAGGTGGAGGCGTATGAAGGTAAGCTGGGTTTATTCTTTCGTTTCTGTGGTTGCACGGTGGAGGTCAGGCTCAGCTCGGCGACATTCCAGCAGGCCTGCCTCTGACTGGCTGGTTTCCTGTTTGCCCGCATGCAGGAAAAGCACCAAAATTAAAGTGGGCGTGTCCTGTTTAGCTAAACATTGACAATATTCCTCCACTCCGGTTTCTTCATCATTAGATTTCAGCATCTGCTTCCACACATTCTGGCGCCTTTTCCTGTTGAAAGAAGGAGGTTTTAGCTCCTCTAACGCTGCTTTTTCTGGTGCTCAGCAGCTGCCCAGCCGCGCGCCATTGCGGCGAATATCCCCCGTAAGGAGCACGAATTCCAGGGCCTGCTGGAGTACAGGGTGGCTGACGTGAGCCGCCTCCTGAAGAAGGTGGTCACAGGTAAGTTCATGGACGGCGCTGACGGAATCAGTCCAGCTGTTGGCATCAGCGCCGCCATCCAATGCCACGTTCCCCTCAGACCTGAAGCCTTGCGGCGCCTTCATCCCCGGACTTCCTGCGTACATCCTCTTCATGTGCGTGCGATACGCAGACTGCGTGAACGACGACCAGCGGGTCAGCGCTCTGCTCAATTCAgccatcagcagcatcaaaggCGTCGTCAAGGTGACGTGTGAACAGTAACCGATGGCGGGCAAGCTGCGGAACGCGATTGAGTTTGCAATTCTTCCTTTAGCGGAGGGGAAATGAGTTTGAGGCGCTGTCGTTCTGGCTGGCCAACGCGAGCAGACTGAGGCACTGTTTGAAGCAGTACAGCGGAGACAAGGTAAAGGGGTTGAGGGTGTGACGCCAGAGGGGCAGTTAACGGGGCAAACCTTGTAAATGGAGCGCTGGTGGTCCCATTCCTCTGTAGGCCGTCAGAAAACACAACACCGCTAAGCAGAATCAACAGAGTCTCGCCCATTTCGAGCTGTCAGAGTATCAGGAGGTTCTGGGCGACCTGATCAACCAGATCTACCACCAGCTCATCAAATGCTCGGAGGCGATCCTGCAGCCCATCATCGGTAAGGCGCCGCACCCTGGAGAGCTGGGCTTCGTTTTGGAAATGAGAGAAGCTTGTGTTCTTTTCTCTTCAACAGTCAGGAGCATACTGAACCCCGAGACCACCCAGGCCGTTTTGGAGTCCAAGCCGATGGGCCGGAGGAAGAGTAGCATCggcctcctggaggaggaggccatcACGGTGGAGgtcctcctgcagcacctggacCACTTCCACACCACCATGAATCGGCACGGCGTGGACAACGACCTCATCAAACaagtggtcagacagctgtatTATATCATCGGCACCGTCTCGTTcaaccacctgctgctgaggaagGGCATGTGCTCCTGGAGCACCGGCCTGCAGATCAGGTCCGGCCTTTTCGTTGGAGAGAAAAGACCTGTAAGAGCTGCCGTCTTCCTGGGTCAATGTTCTGCTGTTTCTGGCTTCAGGTACAACACCTGGCAGCTGCAGGACTGGCTGATAGACCGGGAGCTGGCCGACTGTGGCGCCAAGGAGACCCTGGAGCCCCTCAAACAGGCCGCGCTGCTTCTCCATGTCAACAAGAAGACGGAGGCGGACGCCGCCTCCATCGGCAGCCTGTGCACCGCCATCAGCCCCACACAGGTCAGAGCCCGTTCAGCCATCTCAGGCCAAACCAGCGAAGAGTTGGCGTCAATGCTCCTGACTTTGTCAACAGATCGTTAAAATACTGAGCCTTTACACGCCGGTGACTGAATTCGAAGAGCGAGTGTCTCCCGCTTTCATCACAACTGTGGAAGTAAGCAGCTGTAAGGTTGGAAATAAGGCAAGAGAATGACCTGGTGCATATTCTCTAAGCTCTTGGTCCTTTTCTCACCCATTGCAGAATATTTTAAGGCACAGAGTTGATTCTTTCACATTGTTGATGGACCCCAGGAAGATCTTTACCCTCGACCTTGTCTTCACACCCTCCACTGTTGCTCTGGAAACCATCCAGATCCCAGCCAGCCTCAATCTGGACTTCCTCACCCGGATCTAATGGAAATTAAAACATACAGCATATATAGTATGTACTGGAATACATGGAATAAATCATCTACAGGGACTCAGACTCTTGTTGCAAAAAGATTCGTGGGCATCTCTTTAATGCCCTCTTCCAGATGTTTTCCAGAGGTCATTCTGGTTCAGTCTCCGCGAATTTTGTGCCTCGCACATCAAACATGTGTCTCTTTGCCAGAGGATTTGTGAGACCGAGGCTTCAGGTGAATTTGATCACAacatataaaaaatataaaagaatcCCTGGGAATTTTCATTCCTTTAATTCTGGGACTCCGTCTACAGtataaataatacaaatatgGAATTTGGTAGTACTTGTGACGAAAAGTGTTTGCACGTTGATgaggttaccatggagacctgtATCCGGTTCCTCCTGTTGTCACAATCCTTAATCAAACGAGCACACCCATACGTCACACCGCTGTTGTCACAAGACGAGAAGGCGGAGTCACGCAACTCCAGCGCGCGACAGGTGAACAAACCGGAAATACGATCCAAACCTGCCATGTAAACGCTGGTGTCTTCAGAATAAAAGcgattcaaattaaaaaatgcGTAAAATCTCAGTACAGTCATCGAATATAAGTGCGTTTGCTACAGGCCTGTATTTTGTGATTGGTTGAAAACCCAGGGAGCATATTCAGTAAAAGTCACAGCACAACTGCACGAAATATAAAACAGCCGTATTTGGCCTGAGCccaaaagaagaaataaagtaAAAACGCACCTTGTTAGTTTTGCCGTGAAAGCCGCAAACCGGAAGTGCGGGGTAACCCCGTGCAGCTTAACTCGttggagacggaggggaactCGGTAACCTGGAACGGTCGCCCACAACAGATGAGACACAGATACCGTCCGAGAAGAAGTTGGAAACATAATGTGCAGACATGGCTCTGATGGAACTCTACACCGTGGTAAGAGGAAAAAGGGGCAACTTCACGGGAGCAGCCGCGCTCGCGCTGTTGTAAAGCGACATATGGAAGAGTCGCTGGGATGCGCGAGCCTGGACGCGAAGGAATTTGCGCAAACATTCTCCCATTTTAATTGTTCGCATCTTCCTATGCCCGCAGATTTATGGAACTCGCAGTTATTACGGACGGCAGCGcagctttattgtgtttgttcaGTTTGTAGAACTTTTATCTTCTATCTGCGCAGCGGCGTAAACTTGTCGCTTTTGCTGTGCGCTGTAGTCAAACAGAGTATGGATCCTGGATGCGGAACATGTGTGGAAATCCGCAGAGATCCTGGAAGACTTCCATTTGGGAGACAGCGCTCTGGAGTTGCTTCTTGAAAATGGTGCTGTAAGTAAAAGTGTGACCCGCAGATTTATGAGGGTGGAAAAAATCAACGTCAGCTGACGCGTTCACACCGCTGCGCAGGTGAGCTACTACCCCGTGGACCCGTCCAAGCCCAACCTGCCCCCCCTTCGCAACCCGGACATCTTGGTCGGGGAGAACGACCTCACTGCTCTCAGCTACCTGCACGAACCTGCAGTTCTGCACAACTTGAAAGTGCGGTTCGTGGAATCCAGGATCATCTACACGTACTGCGGTACCGATCCAGCAGAATCTGGGCTGCCCAACTGCGGCAAAGGCGCAGGTTTGTGTTTTCCAGCTCGGCCTGAGTCATTTCCTCATTTGCAGGTATCATACTGGTGGCTGTAAATCCATACAAACAGCTTCCTATTTATGGAGATGCAATCATTCACGCCTACTCGGGCCAGAACATGGGTGACATGGACCCTCATATATTTGCGGTGGCAGAGGAGGCATACAAACAAATGGCCAGGTATATAAAGTGGAAATTTACAACAATAAATTGTATATGGACATTAGAGTGCACCATTGCCCTCAGGAACCACAAGAACCAGTCCATCATCGTCAGTGGTGAGTCTGGAGCTGGTAAAACAGTGTCTGCTCGCTACGCCATGAGGTACTTTGCTGTGGTAAGCAAATCTGGAAGTAAAGCACGGGTTGAGGACAAAGTCCTGGCTTCCAATCCAATAACAGAGGTATGACACGTCTGAGGCTCACAGCCTGCTTCAGAATTCCCAACCTGAAGCGGAGTTCCTCTCCAGGCGATCGGGAATGCAAAGACCACCAGGAACGACAACAGCAGCCGTTTTGGGAAGTACACGGAGATCAGCTTTGACCGGAGGTACCGCATCACCGGAGCCAACATGAGGACGTATCTCTTGGAGAAATCCAGGGTGGTTTTTCAGGTAGTTTGAGAGCAGGGACGGGACGGTCCGGGCTGTCCAAACCGAGGTACTGACACGCTTGTTTCATTCAGGCGGACAGTGAGCGGAACTACCACATCTTCTACCAGCTCTGCTCCTGCGCTGACCTGCCGGAGTTCAAACATCTACAACTCCGTGAGACCTTGATCCGTCCGCGCCgcgcttttattctgaaatggcCTCTTCTGTCGCCAGCTGTCTGAGAGAAGCTGCGGTTTATTTGCAGTGAGCGCTGAACAGTTCCAGTACACCTGCATGGGAGGCGAGGTCACGATAGAAGGTGTGGACGACAGGAAAGACATGGGGGACACGCGCAGAACCTTCACACTGCTAGGTAAAGAATGTACCAGTAATGGAAGCTGACTACACATTTGGGTGAACCCCTTATTCTGGGTTCAGGCCTGGAAAGAGGCCATTTGGTTTCCCCTGGTTATTGTTTGATGTGTCTGCTGTAGCCTTCATCAGCTTAAGGCGACATTTTGGTACATTGTTTCATATTCATATTGCTTCTCCAGGGTTTAAGGAGGACTTTCAGTCCGACGTCTTCAGAGTGTTGGCGGCCATTTTGCACTTGGGCAATGTGGAAATCCGCGATTCCGGAGGTGACGGTTCGTCCATATCCGTGAGTCTGAGCTCCCGCTTGTGTGAAAGGTGAACTCCTGACGACCAGTCGCTTCAACGTTGCCGTCCTCCCCCGCAGCTCGCTGACCCACACTTGGCCCTCTTCTGCCAGCTGCTGGCCGTGAAGGCGGAGGCGCTGGTGCGCTGGCTGTGCCATCGGAGGATCGTCCTTGCGGCCGAGACGTTGGTGAAGCCGGAGCCGAAGAAGAGGGCGGTCAATGCCAGAGATGCTCTGGCCAAGCAGATGTACGCCCACCTGTTTGACTGCATCATATCCAGGATAAACAGGGCGCTGCAGGCTCCCGGAAAACAACACGCCTTCATCGGAGTTCTGGACATTTACGGGTAGATGTGGCCGATTGTGCTGCTAGAGAATCACGTGTGAGTCGGCCCTTTCTGACGGGATGTTCTTGTCCTTTCTGCTCAGCTTTGAGACGTTCGACGTCAACAGTTTCGAGCAGTTTTGTATCAATTATGCAAATgagaagctccagcagcagtttaaTCTGGTACGTGCACGCGCGGGTCGCGAGCCACCGGCGAACGGCTCTTTTGAAACGTTCCCAAGATCTGTTGTGTTTCAGCACGTGTtcaagctggagcaggaggagtacaTGAAGGAGGACATCCCATGGACGCTGATCGATTTCTACGACAATCAGCCGGTCATCCACCTGATCGAGGCGAAGATGGGGATACTCGACCTGCTCGATGAGGAGTGTTTGGTAACCATAGACGATCAGTGGTCACGCTCCGCAGCTTATTGCGAAATCTCGACTTATTGCGTCTCGACCTCCAGTTTCCTCAGGGCACCGACCAAAGCTGGCTGCTGAAGCTGTTCAGCTACCTGGAGGCCAGTCCTCTGTTCGAGAAGCCGAGGTTATCAAACGAGGCGTTTGTCATTCAGCACTTTGCAGACAAGGTGAAGTCTGGTGGCCTTTTTATCGTCCTATAATTATCACGTCCAATTAAAGGGTATTTTTCCGTAAACAGGTGGAATACCAGTGCAAAGGCTTTCTTGAGAAGAACAGAGATACTCTCTATGAAGAACTAGTGGAGATTATGAGGGCCAGTGAGGTAATGTGGGTAGTTATCTGTCAGCACTGTTTGGTTAAAGCCCAACTCTTCTCACCTGCTTTGCCGTTATCAGTTTCCTTTCCTAGCCGACTTTTTCCAAGAGGAGGAGCAACAGAACACTGTGAACGGCAGGGGCGTGAAAGTGAGGCCTGCCCGGCCCGGAGTGAAGCCGTCCAATCGGCAGCTGAAAACCTCAGTGGGAGATAAGGTGTCAATGTTTGCTGACCGTCACTGCTCAGCGGGGATTGGAGCTCGCTGGGCGAGGTTTGGAAACGCTTTCTCATGGACTTTTGTTGTCCAACGCAGTTCCGCAGCTCTCTGTCCTTACTGATGATGACGCTGAACGCCACCACCCCTCACTACGTGCGCTGCATTAAGCCCAATGATGAAAAGCTCCCATTTGAGTGAGTACCCAGGGAATAATAATTCCTGCCTTGAATGTGACACGACTGAGGAAAACCCAGTCGGTTCAAGTATTGTGGGGCTTTTGGTGCAAAAACGctgctgttttattgttttttaatgtctttataAGATACGACTCGAGGAGGGTGGTGCAGCAGCTGCGGGCCTGCGGAGTCCTCGAAACTATTCGCATCAGCGCACAGAGCTACCCGTCCAGGTGACTCCAGGTTCCAGCCAAATTCCAACAGTCTTGTCGCCGCAGTgcatgttgatgatgatggccaCGCTTGCAGGTGGACGTACATTGAGTTTTACAGCCGCTACAGTATCCTCATGTCGCAGCAGGAGGCCGACCTCAGCGACAAGAAA
This window harbors:
- the LOC130536578 gene encoding unconventional myosin-Va-like — protein: MLSPEHYTKHVPVWLPDEAEVWKSAELIRDYTPGDLTLSLRLDDGKVVEHKIDPRTDSLPPLRNPNMQLDLNDLTALSYLDEPALLHNLKVRFTDFRLIYTYCGIVLVAINPYESLPVYGVDIINAYHSGDTRDMDPHIFAVAEEAYKQMDREGRNQSIIVSGDSGAGKTISAKYAMRYFATVSCSSKETSVEERVLASNPIMEAFGNAKTIRNDNSSRFGKYIEILFDGRRRIIGAHIRTYLLEKSRVVFQACGERNYHIFYQLCASSHLPEFQAFKLGCIDDFDCANQGQSSLITGVDEIKELCKTRRALSLLGISEREQMAIFQILAAILHLGNVQVNDQSDDQSRIPPGDVHLMAFCELTGVSCDDMAHWLCHAKLKTTTDTYVKCVSRSGAVSSRDALLKHVYTRLFGRIVDSINEALRSSVKQQSFIGVLDIYGFEIFHVNSFEQFCINYANEMLQQQFNLHVFKLGQVEYAKEGIPYTMIDFCDNQPVINLIESKLGILELLDEECKMPRGSDKTWAQKMYNTLLKKQAPFGKPKLSNTAFIIRHFGDKVEYQCDGFLEKNMDRVNQELINVLKRSKFDLLPKLLENDERASAAPHQHAAAVRTSCPGRHNVKTVGCQFRHSLHSLMDTLNATSPHYVRCIKPNDHKAAFVLDPLKVMQQLRACGILETIRISAAGFPYRSTYQEFFSRYHFLVQQRDLLPDTVQTCKNITRKLIKDQDMFRFGRTKLFFRAGQVAYLETLRSAKLCSDCVSIQKTVRGWLAHTKYQRMRKSAVTIQRCLRGYRARCYVTCLRRTRAAVVIQKNTRMWATKRRYQQWRAAAVTIQSFLRAHLARKQQHQMIFEQKAVILQKWAGCWLERQRHRRAVRAAILLQRPLRGWRPKKELKKRKSKAHSVEHLQKLNVGMEKEIMQLQHKITQQHQEIGELSKLLRLVETFLTSEREASRRKMLDLEQEARGHEEKIHSLLEQLCLLEQRDETQLEGQMEVNEEETQQVTEEVHLRNSLLNTGILAEVLQPEENLVEWTKQMDSTLTEACSGYQRADLNLEEQQVQAEDRTLTESVEQITVGTVELDLEKLKRHELESENRKLKRDLNDLRKSLSSENAHLMPPTPGSRPYNTLLAQLNSSNEELEIRKEEVLLLHSHMIRQDAVKRRDSTLGESVKLDPEGPSLSNVDRTTPLGTLDEDGELWRDYEGLKEANRLLESQMQQQRRVHTEEYNKLLDEVERLRKEKEEEQNLLAQSLVLSEDAHIEGHLKHEITRLTRENLELLKQRETQDEAIRKLKEQLEDYVKKVEAYEAAAQPRAIAANIPRKEHEFQGLLEYRVADVSRLLKKVVTDLKPCGAFIPGLPAYILFMCVRYADCVNDDQRVSALLNSAISSIKGVVKRRGNEFEALSFWLANASRLRHCLKQYSGDKAVRKHNTAKQNQQSLAHFELSEYQEVLGDLINQIYHQLIKCSEAILQPIIVRSILNPETTQAVLESKPMGRRKSSIGLLEEEAITVEVLLQHLDHFHTTMNRHGVDNDLIKQVVRQLYYIIGTVSFNHLLLRKGMCSWSTGLQIRYNTWQLQDWLIDRELADCGAKETLEPLKQAALLLHVNKKTEADAASIGSLCTAISPTQIVKILSLYTPVTEFEERVSPAFITTVENILRHRVDSFTLLMDPRKIFTLDLVFTPSTVALETIQIPASLNLDFLTRI